In Maridesulfovibrio sp., a single genomic region encodes these proteins:
- a CDS encoding NADH-quinone oxidoreductase subunit N, which produces MNVQPNLFMPELFTFLIIALLFVQAVGSAKMRENVGVWLPIASALGVVVALLSLGQEGLVFKGAYRVDGLSQFFKAAVAVGFCVTVLNATRQPTLDKEKRSDYFLFLAICSWGLMMLASAVELLTMYLALELSSYSLYAVISLRAKDKGAAEAAIKYILFGAVSTALALYGFSYILAGMQTTYLSELVNKNWTFAASPMAVTGMSLFLAGMFYKLALFPFHFWCPDVYEGASNETAAFVATLPKLGAVVILIRLAAMFKPGYDITSIIAVLGALSMTFGNLVALAQRDVKRILGYSSVAHAGYIMIGLVAGTAEGLAAASFYALAYVAMNLTCFWVVSRVSVDGRNLQLDDLNGLYKRAPALAFALAVGAFALVGLPPMAGFMGKLFLFSAGWNHGYNWLVIIAGINTAISIYYYLGMVRHAYTKEAADDLPLPDTSTFSFAGAALLSMLVLGLGLMPAGVFDFALQVKTLIP; this is translated from the coding sequence ATGAATGTTCAGCCAAATCTCTTCATGCCGGAACTGTTCACGTTCCTGATCATTGCCCTGTTGTTCGTACAGGCTGTGGGCAGCGCGAAGATGCGGGAGAATGTAGGTGTATGGCTTCCCATAGCGTCCGCGCTGGGGGTGGTTGTGGCCTTGCTTTCTCTCGGACAGGAAGGCCTTGTCTTCAAGGGGGCCTACAGGGTCGACGGACTTTCGCAGTTCTTCAAGGCCGCTGTTGCGGTCGGTTTCTGCGTAACCGTGCTAAATGCCACCCGCCAGCCCACTCTGGATAAAGAAAAACGGTCCGACTACTTTCTTTTCCTGGCCATATGCTCATGGGGACTCATGATGCTTGCCTCGGCTGTGGAACTGCTGACAATGTATCTGGCCCTTGAACTCTCCTCCTATTCCCTTTACGCAGTCATTTCCCTGCGTGCAAAGGATAAGGGGGCGGCGGAAGCGGCTATTAAATACATCCTCTTCGGAGCCGTTTCCACGGCTCTGGCACTGTACGGATTTTCCTACATACTGGCCGGAATGCAGACAACGTATCTGTCCGAACTGGTCAATAAGAACTGGACTTTTGCAGCCTCTCCCATGGCCGTGACCGGTATGAGCCTGTTCCTCGCCGGAATGTTCTACAAGCTGGCTCTGTTTCCGTTCCATTTCTGGTGTCCGGATGTCTACGAGGGAGCGAGCAATGAAACCGCTGCCTTTGTGGCAACCCTGCCCAAGCTCGGAGCAGTAGTCATCCTCATCCGTCTGGCGGCCATGTTCAAGCCCGGCTATGATATTACCTCCATCATAGCCGTGCTGGGGGCTTTGTCCATGACATTCGGAAACCTCGTTGCGCTGGCACAGCGGGACGTGAAGCGCATTCTGGGGTACTCCTCTGTTGCGCATGCCGGATACATAATGATCGGCCTGGTTGCCGGAACTGCGGAAGGCCTCGCAGCCGCTTCGTTTTACGCTCTGGCCTACGTGGCCATGAACCTGACCTGCTTCTGGGTGGTCAGCCGGGTTTCCGTTGACGGCCGCAACCTGCAGCTTGACGATCTCAACGGGCTGTACAAGCGCGCACCGGCACTTGCCTTTGCCCTTGCCGTCGGAGCGTTCGCACTTGTCGGACTTCCGCCCATGGCCGGTTTCATGGGCAAGCTGTTCCTCTTCTCGGCCGGCTGGAACCACGGCTACAACTGGCTGGTGATCATAGCAGGCATAAACACCGCCATCTCCATTTATTACTATCTGGGAATGGTTCGCCATGCCTATACCAAGGAAGCCGCGGACGATCTGCCGCTGCCGGATACCTCAACCTTCAGCTTTGCCGGTGCGGCTCTGCTTTCCATGCTGGTGCTCGGTCTTGGGCTCATGCCTGCCGGAGTTTTCGATTTCGCTCTGCAGGTGAAGACGCTTATTCCCTAG
- a CDS encoding MFS transporter, whose protein sequence is MNTVRSAAVMNDDGTGRLERKSVQEYIDETPFWSDGTSAPSSPMTAMQWRIWLLASAGKFFEGMVVFMTGVALPLIVREYGLGAMEKGAVSAATLFGILIGATALGGLADSYGRRRMFIVEMILFIVCLVALIFSPGYIMMVTCLFGMGLALGCDYPTAHMIISESIPSSDRGRLVLSAFAFQAVGALAGTIVGYLILYKEPELQAWRYMYGAAVLPAFLVLIGRFRIPDSGHWLVSKGRIKEAEEALMRLLRREPHYPKVIRIEPPSCDENGDNGGTYSDLFRRRNIRATILASVPWFLQDLGTYGIGIFTPTILGTVLGAESVYARNIADLIRNDLLAAKGAAFIDVLLLVGILAAVLMADKVGRIKLQVVGFIGCAVGLFIASLSMMAGFSSSVSMVLLFSGFMLFSFMTNMGPNAITYLLAGEVFPTCVRGKGAGLAASFAKIGAVTTAFFFPVFLKDFGAGPILAVLVGCSLLGAAITWIFRIETSGVNLEEL, encoded by the coding sequence ATGAATACAGTCAGGAGTGCAGCCGTCATGAATGATGATGGGACGGGCCGTTTAGAGCGGAAATCTGTTCAGGAGTATATTGATGAGACTCCGTTCTGGTCCGATGGGACCAGTGCCCCGTCTTCACCCATGACCGCAATGCAGTGGAGAATATGGCTTCTTGCTTCGGCCGGAAAGTTTTTTGAGGGCATGGTGGTATTCATGACTGGGGTGGCTCTGCCGCTCATCGTCAGGGAATACGGGCTCGGAGCGATGGAGAAGGGGGCCGTAAGCGCAGCTACTCTCTTCGGAATTCTCATTGGAGCGACCGCCCTAGGAGGACTGGCTGACAGTTACGGTCGGCGGCGGATGTTCATCGTTGAAATGATTCTGTTCATTGTCTGCCTTGTTGCCCTGATTTTCAGCCCCGGTTATATAATGATGGTAACCTGTCTGTTCGGGATGGGGCTGGCTCTCGGATGCGACTATCCCACAGCGCACATGATCATTTCGGAATCCATCCCCAGTTCCGACCGGGGGAGGCTGGTGCTGAGCGCTTTTGCCTTTCAGGCTGTAGGGGCTTTGGCCGGGACGATTGTCGGCTACCTGATTCTCTACAAGGAGCCGGAACTGCAGGCCTGGAGATACATGTACGGCGCTGCGGTCCTGCCTGCTTTTCTTGTACTCATCGGAAGGTTTCGTATTCCGGACAGCGGACACTGGCTCGTTTCCAAAGGCAGGATAAAGGAGGCAGAAGAAGCTCTCATGCGTCTCCTGCGCAGAGAACCGCATTACCCGAAAGTGATCAGGATTGAGCCTCCTTCCTGTGATGAGAACGGGGATAACGGCGGGACCTATTCTGATCTTTTCCGCAGGCGGAACATTCGGGCCACCATTCTTGCCTCCGTCCCGTGGTTCCTCCAGGATCTCGGAACATACGGCATAGGAATTTTCACCCCGACCATTCTGGGGACCGTCCTCGGCGCTGAGTCCGTATACGCGCGCAATATCGCCGATCTGATCCGTAACGATCTGCTGGCTGCAAAAGGGGCCGCATTCATTGATGTGCTTCTGCTCGTAGGCATACTGGCTGCCGTTCTTATGGCCGATAAAGTCGGGCGTATAAAGCTGCAGGTAGTCGGTTTCATAGGGTGTGCCGTAGGTTTGTTTATAGCATCCCTTTCCATGATGGCCGGATTTTCTTCTTCCGTGTCCATGGTGCTTCTTTTCAGCGGGTTCATGCTTTTCAGTTTCATGACCAACATGGGGCCGAACGCCATCACCTATCTGCTTGCCGGTGAGGTGTTCCCTACCTGCGTAAGGGGCAAGGGGGCAGGGCTGGCGGCATCCTTTGCCAAGATTGGAGCCGTGACAACCGCGTTTTTCTTCCCCGTGTTCCTGAAGGATTTCGGAGCCGGGCCGATACTTGCCGTTCTGGTGGGATGTTCTCTCCTTGGAGCTGCTATCACCTGGATTTTCAGAATCGAGACCAGCGGCGTGAATCTGGAAGAGTTGTAA
- a CDS encoding type I restriction enzyme HsdR N-terminal domain-containing protein: MHEVSMGGTLRDYLSGEEIDETTYEEFRQALAKLLVEELGYPKDSLKAKVDLCFEIDGEEMCRTIDLVVYDPNSLPVLLVMFCAGDVGSYEREAVCAGKLFQDGPVPYVVISDSMDAFLLDAISGETLAHGMRSVPPYEELMRMTADYVRQPLPAERRAKIERIFYTYTGFLQGTCCSESCSLPPRK; encoded by the coding sequence ATGCATGAAGTAAGCATGGGCGGAACGTTGCGCGATTACCTGAGCGGCGAAGAAATAGATGAAACTACCTATGAGGAGTTCCGGCAGGCACTCGCGAAGCTGCTGGTGGAAGAATTGGGCTACCCCAAGGATTCGCTCAAGGCCAAGGTGGATCTGTGCTTTGAAATAGACGGCGAGGAAATGTGCCGGACTATTGATCTTGTGGTTTATGATCCTAATTCATTGCCGGTTCTGCTGGTGATGTTTTGCGCCGGGGATGTAGGCAGCTACGAGCGTGAGGCTGTATGCGCCGGTAAGCTCTTTCAGGACGGTCCGGTTCCGTATGTAGTGATCAGCGATTCCATGGATGCCTTCCTGCTGGATGCGATTTCCGGTGAAACCCTTGCCCATGGCATGAGGTCCGTACCACCGTATGAGGAACTCATGCGCATGACCGCTGATTATGTCCGGCAGCCGCTGCCCGCGGAAAGGCGGGCCAAGATAGAGCGTATTTTCTATACCTATACCGGATTTCTGCAGGGAACCTGCTGCAGCGAATCCTGTTCGCTCCCTCCGCGTAAGTAG
- a CDS encoding sodium:solute symporter family protein, translating to MVTKIVITAVYLAVIFYLGFRGWKSTRQSTDYMLAGRQMNPFIMAMSYGATFVSTSAIIGFGGAAGLFGFPLLWLTLATIVVGIFVAMVFFGKRTRRMGLALESHTFPELLGRRYNSRFIQGFAGGIIFLFIPVYAAAVLIGISRMMEISFGIPYATALIVISMILAIYVISGGMKAVMYTDAFQGLIMAVMMLILIISTYAMLGGVTEAHQALTDMIALVPAKLQKGGIIGWTQGAEFGSPLWLVIYTTIVYGVGIGVLAQPQLAVRFMTVPSDRELNRAVLYGGIFIPLMTGVAFITGALSNAVFYKEVGKISIAVAGGNMDKIIPMYIEQMMPSWFSTLFLLAMLAAGMSTLSSQYHVGGTALGRDFFERFVKVSSEKSVKITKIGVSITLLAAIAWAWILPPSIIARATAFFFGLCAASFLPIYLLGLYWKDMTKKAAKVSMVGGFCASMFWLLFVHAKEAAAIGLCKMLTGQDTLVSAAAKGSWVWLLQWVDPNVVALPVSLALALGVALVTPKMDRDHISLCWSNI from the coding sequence ATGGTCACGAAAATAGTTATTACCGCCGTCTATCTTGCCGTCATCTTTTATCTGGGCTTCAGGGGCTGGAAATCGACCCGCCAATCCACGGACTACATGCTGGCCGGACGCCAGATGAACCCGTTCATCATGGCCATGTCCTACGGAGCCACCTTTGTCTCGACTTCGGCCATCATCGGATTCGGGGGAGCAGCAGGTCTATTCGGGTTTCCCCTGCTCTGGCTGACTCTGGCCACCATCGTGGTGGGTATATTCGTGGCCATGGTCTTTTTCGGCAAACGCACCAGACGTATGGGACTGGCGCTTGAAAGCCACACTTTCCCGGAACTGCTGGGCCGGCGCTACAACTCCCGTTTCATTCAGGGGTTTGCCGGAGGAATCATCTTTCTGTTCATCCCGGTTTATGCCGCTGCCGTGCTCATCGGCATTTCCCGCATGATGGAAATTTCATTCGGCATACCTTATGCCACGGCCCTGATCGTAATCAGCATGATCCTGGCCATTTACGTTATTTCCGGCGGAATGAAAGCCGTAATGTACACCGATGCCTTTCAGGGCCTGATCATGGCCGTAATGATGCTTATCCTTATCATTTCCACCTACGCCATGCTCGGCGGAGTAACCGAAGCGCATCAGGCTTTGACCGATATGATAGCCCTTGTTCCGGCCAAGCTCCAGAAAGGTGGAATAATAGGCTGGACTCAGGGCGCTGAATTCGGTTCCCCGCTCTGGCTGGTCATCTACACCACCATCGTGTACGGCGTGGGCATCGGAGTGCTGGCCCAGCCTCAGCTTGCAGTCCGGTTCATGACCGTTCCCTCCGACCGTGAACTGAACAGGGCCGTTCTCTACGGCGGAATATTCATCCCGCTGATGACCGGAGTGGCGTTCATAACCGGAGCGCTTTCCAACGCGGTATTCTACAAGGAGGTAGGGAAGATATCCATAGCCGTGGCTGGTGGAAACATGGACAAGATCATACCCATGTACATAGAACAGATGATGCCCTCGTGGTTCTCCACACTCTTCCTGCTGGCCATGCTTGCTGCGGGCATGTCCACCCTTTCATCACAGTACCATGTGGGCGGAACGGCCCTCGGGCGAGATTTCTTCGAGCGGTTCGTAAAGGTATCCAGTGAAAAATCGGTCAAAATCACCAAGATCGGGGTTTCCATTACGCTGCTGGCAGCAATTGCCTGGGCCTGGATACTGCCGCCGTCCATAATTGCCCGTGCCACGGCCTTTTTCTTCGGCCTGTGCGCGGCATCCTTCCTGCCCATCTATCTGCTCGGCCTGTACTGGAAGGACATGACCAAAAAGGCCGCCAAGGTATCCATGGTCGGCGGGTTCTGCGCTTCCATGTTCTGGCTGCTTTTCGTGCACGCCAAGGAAGCCGCGGCCATCGGGCTCTGCAAAATGCTCACCGGGCAGGATACCCTCGTGTCCGCTGCGGCAAAAGGTTCCTGGGTATGGCTGCTGCAGTGGGTCGACCCCAACGTGGTGGCGCTTCCCGTATCCCTTGCGCTGGCTCTCGGCGTGGCACTCGTCACACCGAAAATGGACCGGGATCACATCAGTCTCTGCTGGTCAAATATATAA
- a CDS encoding symporter small accessory protein translates to MMLGLGSVEIAVVYWLCILSSLGCVVYGIINWNNKGKPDSTALNIDVKGGGDK, encoded by the coding sequence ATGATGCTGGGACTGGGAAGTGTGGAGATAGCCGTGGTCTACTGGCTGTGCATTCTGTCTTCGCTGGGCTGCGTGGTGTATGGAATCATCAACTGGAACAATAAGGGTAAACCGGATTCCACGGCCCTAAATATTGACGTCAAGGGCGGAGGGGACAAGTAA